DNA from Pseudodesulfovibrio senegalensis:
CTCCCATGGAATTGGTGGGGGAATGGTACACACATGAGAGTGCATACGCAAATGAACCTGCGGAATACCGTATGGTTCCGGGTGCTTTTCGGCAGGTTCAGGCCGGTGTTCAGGCAGGCACGGCTTCGCCCGGGGCGGACTTCGGTTCTTTTTCAGGCTGCATCACCTGCGTGTATTCCCTGCCCCAGTCGCAGAGCTGCCTGAGGATGGGCATGATGGAAAAACCAAGCTCCGTGAGCGAATACTCCACCTTGGGCGGCACCTGCGGATACACCTCCCGATGCACCATGCCGTCCGCCTCCAGTTCCCTGAGCTGCTGGGTGAGCATCTTCTGGGTGATGTTGGGCATGGTGCGCCGCAGTTCGCTGAAGCGCATGGTGCCGTCCGAACCCAGATGAAAAAGTATGATGGGTTTCCATTTTCCGCCGATCACCAGCAGGGTCA
Protein-coding regions in this window:
- a CDS encoding winged helix-turn-helix transcriptional regulator is translated as MGACTLKTFNGKEYRCEIELTLLVIGGKWKPIILFHLGSDGTMRFSELRRTMPNITQKMLTQQLRELEADGMVHREVYPQVPPKVEYSLTELGFSIMPILRQLCDWGREYTQVMQPEKEPKSAPGEAVPA